ATATTTGCGGAAAGCTGAAGAAACTGTTTTTGACCGAGGGAGATGTCATTACCCTGGCTTCCTCGGGGACCGGCGCCATGGAAGCCGCGGTGGTCAATATCCTCGCCCGTGGCGACAAGGCCATAGCGGTCCGCGGCGGGAAATTCGGGGAAAGGTGGTATGAAATCTGCACCGCATACGGCATTGAAACCATCCCCCTGGATGTGCAGTGGGGATATGCGGTGACCCCGGAGGCGCTGAAGAAAGCGTTGGATTCCAATCCCGGAGTCAAGGCTGTCTTCACCACCCAGTCCGAAACCTCGACCGGCGTGTTCACCGATATGAAAGCTCTGGGAGAGGTCATGAGGGATTATGACGCCGCTCTGGTGACCGATGCGGTTTCCGGCCTCGGGGTGCACGAGCTGAGACCGGATGACTGGGGAATCGATATCGTGGTTTCCGGCTCGCAGAAAGCCATCATGCTACCTCCGGGACTGGGATTTATCTCTGTCGCCAGGGATTCCTGGAGGCTTATGGAACGCGCCAACCTGCCCCGGTATTACTGGGATCTCCGGAAATACAAGAAATCCATGGACAAAAACCAGAACCCTTTCACACCGCCGGTCACCCTTTTAGTGGGGCTGCAGGAATCTCTGAACATGATCCTTAACGAGGGGCTGGAAAATATCTGGAAACGTCATGCTCTCGTCGCCCAAGCCATGCGGGCAGGGGTAAGGGCTCTCGGGCTCGGAATTTTTCCGAAAGATTATTCAAATGTTCTCACCACCATTTCTATCCCAGAAGGTGTAGACTGCGGCAAATTGGTGAAAGCGCTGAAGAAGAACGGCATTTTCCCTGCCGGGGGCCAGGATTCGCTCAAGGGAAAGATCGTCCGCATCGCCCACATAGGCTATCTGGATGAATACGATGTCCTGGCGGCGCTTTCCGGCCTTGAATTTTCTCTCAGGGAAACCGGATATGCTTTCGAGGCGGGCAGTTCTCTCAAAGCCGCGCAAAAGGTACTGATCGAAAGATAAAAGAGACAGGAGTTTGAATGATGTATAAAGTGCTCATCAGCGATAACGTCTCCAGGGAA
This is a stretch of genomic DNA from Candidatus Latescibacter sp.. It encodes these proteins:
- a CDS encoding alanine--glyoxylate aminotransferase family protein: MKTRLFTPGPVMVPEKVLLKMAEPVFHHRTPEYEVLFADICGKLKKLFLTEGDVITLASSGTGAMEAAVVNILARGDKAIAVRGGKFGERWYEICTAYGIETIPLDVQWGYAVTPEALKKALDSNPGVKAVFTTQSETSTGVFTDMKALGEVMRDYDAALVTDAVSGLGVHELRPDDWGIDIVVSGSQKAIMLPPGLGFISVARDSWRLMERANLPRYYWDLRKYKKSMDKNQNPFTPPVTLLVGLQESLNMILNEGLENIWKRHALVAQAMRAGVRALGLGIFPKDYSNVLTTISIPEGVDCGKLVKALKKNGIFPAGGQDSLKGKIVRIAHIGYLDEYDVLAALSGLEFSLRETGYAFEAGSSLKAAQKVLIER